A stretch of DNA from Acidobacteriota bacterium:
ACGCCAGGATCGTTGCAATCTGCTGATAACTGAACCCTTCGAAATCGCGCAACACAACCACCTCGCGGTAAGGCACGGGCAAGCGTTCGATGGCGGCGCGAATTTGTTCACGCTGGATTTTTTGCAACAGCACGAAATGCGGATCGTGCGTTTCGTGCGCGGGCCATTGCCAATGGTCTTCAGCTTCGGCATCCAATTCAACCGCGTGGCCCGCCAGCTTGGCGTGGCGGACGTGGTTGAGCCAGATGTTGCGCATGATCGCAAAGAGCCAGCTTTTCAAATTACTGTCGGGCAGCAAGCGCCCAAAGGCCCGCGCAGCGCGCAGATACGTCTCTTGCACCAGGTCTTCGGCTTCGGTGCGATTGCGCGTCAGCACCATGGCAAAACCATAGAGCGCATCCAGATACTCCAGAGCCGCCGCCGCAAAGTCCGGTTGTTGAGTGTTCGTTCGATTCATGTTTCAGCGCCGTTGCTGAGCGGAATAACACGCCCGGCGCGGAATTATTCCCGC
This window harbors:
- a CDS encoding sigma-70 family RNA polymerase sigma factor, encoding MNRTNTQQPDFAAAALEYLDALYGFAMVLTRNRTEAEDLVQETYLRAARAFGRLLPDSNLKSWLFAIMRNIWLNHVRHAKLAGHAVELDAEAEDHWQWPAHETHDPHFVLLQKIQREQIRAAIERLPVPYREVVVLRDFEGFSYQQIATILACPAGTVMSRLGRAREQLRTLLSEWRVGTAAIR